From a single Brassica napus cultivar Da-Ae chromosome C9, Da-Ae, whole genome shotgun sequence genomic region:
- the LOC106417112 gene encoding probable acyl-CoA dehydrogenase IBR3 isoform X2: MRKKKLKRGRRRERMIRDIYKIINRDVSPSHGNIVDGSGRFVSNRTVIDLREKLITFMELNLPDGKRVLQTCTIRLAMDRSPREGGGGEERRHMEFNYSYENKYNLSTRGLFGQLFGELLTNLDYGCHQHNPASLLLRRSKPRAVAQQPHLESKTWRKHVSTPVSDKIVFLRSVRQHHFILPLFKLILSLSLRPSFVLVLNFLKLFNILFFSEALTGLS, encoded by the exons atgaggaagaagaaattgaAGAGAGGGAGACGGAGAGAAAGAATGATCAGAGATATTTACAAGATAA TTAATAGAGATGTGAGCCCATCACATGGAAACATTGTGGATGGAAGCGGGAGATTTGTCTCCAACAGAACAGTAATAGATTTAAGGGAAAAGCTGATTACGTTTATGGAACTCAATCTACCCGATGGAAAGAGAGTTCTCCAAACTTGCACAATCAGACTGGCGATGGACCGTTCACCccgagaaggaggaggaggcgaAGAGAGAAGGCATATGGAATTTAATTATTCAT AtgagaataaatataatttatcgacCAGAGGTCTTTTTGGTCAATTGTTTGGTGAACTCCTCACGAACCTTGACTATG GGTGCCACCAGCATAATCCAGCGAGCCTGTTGTTGCGGAGAAGCAAACCAAGGGCTGTGGCACAACAACCCCACCTGGAATCAAAAACGTGGAGAAAACACGTAAGCACCCCCGTGAGTGATAAGATCGTTTTCCTTCGATCAGTCCGTCAACACCACTTTATTCTCccattatttaaattaattttgtctCTTTCATTACGTCCAAgctttgttttggttttaaatttcCTCAAACTAtttaacattttgtttttcaGTGAAGCTTTGACGGGATTATCATAG
- the LOC106417112 gene encoding probable acyl-CoA dehydrogenase IBR3 isoform X1, translated as MRKKKLKRGRRRERMIRDIYKIINRDVSPSHGNIVDGSGRFVSNRTVIDLREKLITFMELNLPDGKRVLQTCTIRLAMDRSPREGGGGEERRHMEFNYSYENKYNLSTRGLFGQLFGELLTNLDYGYIWCHQHNPASLLLRRSKPRAVAQQPHLESKTWRKHVSTPVSDKIVFLRSVRQHHFILPLFKLILSLSLRPSFVLVLNFLKLFNILFFSEALTGLS; from the exons atgaggaagaagaaattgaAGAGAGGGAGACGGAGAGAAAGAATGATCAGAGATATTTACAAGATAA TTAATAGAGATGTGAGCCCATCACATGGAAACATTGTGGATGGAAGCGGGAGATTTGTCTCCAACAGAACAGTAATAGATTTAAGGGAAAAGCTGATTACGTTTATGGAACTCAATCTACCCGATGGAAAGAGAGTTCTCCAAACTTGCACAATCAGACTGGCGATGGACCGTTCACCccgagaaggaggaggaggcgaAGAGAGAAGGCATATGGAATTTAATTATTCAT AtgagaataaatataatttatcgacCAGAGGTCTTTTTGGTCAATTGTTTGGTGAACTCCTCACGAACCTTGACTATGGTTATATTT GGTGCCACCAGCATAATCCAGCGAGCCTGTTGTTGCGGAGAAGCAAACCAAGGGCTGTGGCACAACAACCCCACCTGGAATCAAAAACGTGGAGAAAACACGTAAGCACCCCCGTGAGTGATAAGATCGTTTTCCTTCGATCAGTCCGTCAACACCACTTTATTCTCccattatttaaattaattttgtctCTTTCATTACGTCCAAgctttgttttggttttaaatttcCTCAAACTAtttaacattttgtttttcaGTGAAGCTTTGACGGGATTATCATAG
- the LOC106417112 gene encoding uncharacterized protein LOC106417112 isoform X3, whose protein sequence is MRKKKLKRGRRRERMIRDIYKIINRDVSPSHGNIVDGSGRFVSNRTVIDLREKLITFMELNLPDGKRVLQTCTIRLAMDRSPREGGGGEERRHMEFNYSYENKYNLSTRGLFGQLFGCHQHNPASLLLRRSKPRAVAQQPHLESKTWRKHVSTPVSDKIVFLRSVRQHHFILPLFKLILSLSLRPSFVLVLNFLKLFNILFFSEALTGLS, encoded by the exons atgaggaagaagaaattgaAGAGAGGGAGACGGAGAGAAAGAATGATCAGAGATATTTACAAGATAA TTAATAGAGATGTGAGCCCATCACATGGAAACATTGTGGATGGAAGCGGGAGATTTGTCTCCAACAGAACAGTAATAGATTTAAGGGAAAAGCTGATTACGTTTATGGAACTCAATCTACCCGATGGAAAGAGAGTTCTCCAAACTTGCACAATCAGACTGGCGATGGACCGTTCACCccgagaaggaggaggaggcgaAGAGAGAAGGCATATGGAATTTAATTATTCAT AtgagaataaatataatttatcgacCAGAGGTCTTTTTGGTCAATTGTTTG GGTGCCACCAGCATAATCCAGCGAGCCTGTTGTTGCGGAGAAGCAAACCAAGGGCTGTGGCACAACAACCCCACCTGGAATCAAAAACGTGGAGAAAACACGTAAGCACCCCCGTGAGTGATAAGATCGTTTTCCTTCGATCAGTCCGTCAACACCACTTTATTCTCccattatttaaattaattttgtctCTTTCATTACGTCCAAgctttgttttggttttaaatttcCTCAAACTAtttaacattttgtttttcaGTGAAGCTTTGACGGGATTATCATAG